The sequence below is a genomic window from Flavobacterium sediminilitoris.
TGTTAAATCTATTCCTGCTACTTTCATATTAGATGAAAAAGGAAATATCGTAGCTAAAGATTTAAGAGGTGATGAATTAAAAGCAAAAGTAAAAGAGCTTTTAGGTGAATAATCCTTGTGAAAATATAATTAATAAAAAATCTCCTTTAAGGAGATTTTTTTATGCTTTTCATTTACAAATACTTACATTTTTTTTATAAAAATATTCAAAAAAATATTTGTTTATTATAAAAAGCATCCTATATTTGCAACCGCTTACTGAAACAAGCACAGCGTTGGGGAGATACTCAAGCGGCCAACGAGGGCAGACTGTAAATCTGCTGTGAAAACTTCGCAGGTTCGAATCCTGCTCTCCCCACCAAAAACCAAAAGCGTTTAGACATATCTAAACGCTTTTTTTATTACCCCTATATTAATCCAAATACTTTGTGTTACATTTTTATACAATGAATTAATTCTTATTTGTAACAAAACAAAATATTCTTCTATTCCACTCTACAGATAAAACAAAAAAAATCACTCAAGATTCTATCTTAAGTGATTGATTTTAAATATTAAATTCTTCTTTTTCTATTCTAAAATAAAACTAACAGAAACAGTTGCTGTAATATCTATTTCTCCAACAGCTAAAGTCTCTTTAAATCCACCCATATCCATTTCAGCAGATACTGCCATATTTTTATACATTGGTTGCGGATAATAGCTAGCATTTGAGCTATCTGAAATTAAAACAGCCTTACCTACTTTTTGATTTAATGCAGAAACATAATCTTCCGCTTTCTTTTTAGCGTCTAAAACTGCTTTTTTTCTTGCTTCCGCTTCATACTGTTCCATTTTTGAAGATTTAAATTGAACACCTTGAATTTGATTAATTCCACTGTCCACTAAATCCATCATTACAGCATCATACTTTGATAAATCTTTTAAATGAATTACAATTGTTTGATTTGCAACGTAGTTGTTCTTTTTAGTTGCATAATCATAGTTCTTAAACAACGAAACTCTATTAGATTGAAAGTCAGAAGTTGGAATTCCTCTTTTCTTAATTGCTTTAATAACTAAATCTACCGTTTCATCATTTTTCTTTTTAACTTCTGTTGCATCTTTTCCTGTATTTTCAACTCCAACAGTAATTAAAACTTCATCTGGAGTTACTTTAACTTTTCCTTCTCCTGATACAGAAATTTGCGGAACTAATTTGTTGTCTTGTGCTTGAGCCATAACTGTAATAAGTGTTAATACTAAAATTATTCTTTTCATGATATATTAATTTTATTTGTTTTTATTCAATTCTTATGCCAAACTATAATTTATTTGTTTTATTCATATAAAATAATACGATTATTGGTATTGTCAACAAAATAACCATCTTCGTATTTGTTTGCAACAAAGCGGGCTCTCGCATAAGTGTAATTAAATATCCTCCTATTGCTCCACCAAAATGCGCAGTATGACCTATATTATCTCTTTTTGCTTTCATTCCATAAATAGAATACAACAAATACCCTATTCCAAAAAGATAACCTGGTATTGGAATAATAAAATAAAGCCCTAAAGTCATATTAGGATTAAGCAAGATTGCACTATAAATAACTCCCATAACTGCACCAGAAGCACCTATTGCTCTATATGAATAATCATTCTTATGCAAATAAAGCGTTAACAAACTTCCTGCAATCATACTTCCAAAATAGACATATAAAAAATATACATCTCCAAGATTTGCCAGAACATAAGGAGCAAAAAAGTAAAGTGTTATCATGTTAAATGCTAAATGCATAATATCTCCATGAAGAAACCCAGAAGTAATCATTCTAATTTGTTCTCCAGCGCGAATACTTCCAATATGAAATTCATATTTTCTAAAAAAATTGAAATCATTAAACCCTTTATAACTTACCAAAGCGGTAATTCCAATTATTACTATTAATAGTAAACTCATCCTAAATTATTATTTTTTGTAAATTTAATAATACTTTAGGTATTTCCTTATTCTTTTAAAGAAGTATATTTGTAAAATATTTTTAAATAAAAAAACAATGCAATTAATTGTATATATTCTACTATATCCATTATTATTTTTAATATCAATATTACCCTTTAGATTACTTTATATATTCTCAGATTTTATTTATTTTATGGTCTATAGAGTTATTGGTTATAGAAAAAAAGTGGTTCGAGAAAATCTAGCTATGGCACTGCCACACCTAAGCACTGAAGAAAGAAAAAATATTGAAAAAAAATTCTATTCTCACATGTGCGACATGTTTTTAGAAATGATAAAAACAATGACTATTTCAAGAAAAGAAATGGAAAAACGCTATAAATTCATTAACCTTGATGTTTATATGGATTTAGAAAAAAAGAAAAAAAGCATTGCATTACTCTGCGCACATTATGCAAGTTACGAATGGGTTATTTCAATGAATTACCATATTACATTTAAAGGATATGGAATCTATAAAAGAATATCTAATAAATATTTTGACAAATTAGTGCATGATATCCGTTCAAAATTCAAGGCTACTTTAATTACTACTAAAGATACTATATCAACCATTGAACAAAATCAAAAAGATGGAATATTAGGAATTTACGGATTTGCAAGTGATCAATCTCCAAAGTCATCAATAAAATCACATTGGTCAACTTTTATGGGAATTGAAACACCTATTCATGTTGGAGCTGAAATTATCTCAAAACGACTAGATATGAATGTTGTTTTCTTAAAAACAAAGAAAGTAAAGCGAGGTTATTACGAAGCTACTTTAGAAGTCATGAGTGAAGATGCGAAATCAATTCCTAATTTTGAAATTTCCGATGCTTTCATAAGAAAAGTGGAAGAACAAATTTATGAAGCTCCTGAATATTATTTATGGACTCACAAACGATGGAAGCATAAAAAAGAAAATAGAATAACAACTTAAAATGTAATCATGAAACTTGTTTTTGCATCTAATAATAAAAATAAAATATCGGAAATTCAGCAAATGCTTCCTAAAGAAATAACTTTATTAAGTCTTGAAGACATTGGTTGTTTTGTAGATATTCCTGAAACAGCAAACACAATTGAAGGAAATGCAATTCTTAAAGCAAACTATATTACAGAAAAATACGGTTACAATTGTTTTGCAGATGATACTGGCCTAGAAGTTGACGCACTGAATGGAGAGCCTGGAGTTTATTCCGCAAGATATGCTGGAGAGCAAAAAAATTCGGAAGACAACATGAACAAACTTCTATCTGAACTACAAGATAAAAACAATAGAAGTGCAAATTTCAAAACAGTTATTGCACTCAATATTAACAACACTCAACACTTGTTTACTGGTATTGCAAAAGGTACAATAATTGAACATAAAAAAGGAAATCAAGGCTTTGGATATGACCCTATCTTTCTTCCAGAAAATTATGAAAAGACTTTTGCAGAAATGAATTTAGACGAGAAAGCCACCTTAAGCCATAGAGGGAAAGCAACAAAAGAATTAATTACCTTTTTAAACAAC
It includes:
- a CDS encoding SIMPL domain-containing protein, giving the protein MKRIILVLTLITVMAQAQDNKLVPQISVSGEGKVKVTPDEVLITVGVENTGKDATEVKKKNDETVDLVIKAIKKRGIPTSDFQSNRVSLFKNYDYATKKNNYVANQTIVIHLKDLSKYDAVMMDLVDSGINQIQGVQFKSSKMEQYEAEARKKAVLDAKKKAEDYVSALNQKVGKAVLISDSSNASYYPQPMYKNMAVSAEMDMGGFKETLAVGEIDITATVSVSFILE
- a CDS encoding lysophospholipid acyltransferase family protein produces the protein MQLIVYILLYPLLFLISILPFRLLYIFSDFIYFMVYRVIGYRKKVVRENLAMALPHLSTEERKNIEKKFYSHMCDMFLEMIKTMTISRKEMEKRYKFINLDVYMDLEKKKKSIALLCAHYASYEWVISMNYHITFKGYGIYKRISNKYFDKLVHDIRSKFKATLITTKDTISTIEQNQKDGILGIYGFASDQSPKSSIKSHWSTFMGIETPIHVGAEIISKRLDMNVVFLKTKKVKRGYYEATLEVMSEDAKSIPNFEISDAFIRKVEEQIYEAPEYYLWTHKRWKHKKENRITT
- a CDS encoding non-canonical purine NTP diphosphatase produces the protein MKLVFASNNKNKISEIQQMLPKEITLLSLEDIGCFVDIPETANTIEGNAILKANYITEKYGYNCFADDTGLEVDALNGEPGVYSARYAGEQKNSEDNMNKLLSELQDKNNRSANFKTVIALNINNTQHLFTGIAKGTIIEHKKGNQGFGYDPIFLPENYEKTFAEMNLDEKATLSHRGKATKELITFLNNNYTL
- a CDS encoding rhomboid family intramembrane serine protease, with translation MSLLLIVIIGITALVSYKGFNDFNFFRKYEFHIGSIRAGEQIRMITSGFLHGDIMHLAFNMITLYFFAPYVLANLGDVYFLYVYFGSMIAGSLLTLYLHKNDYSYRAIGASGAVMGVIYSAILLNPNMTLGLYFIIPIPGYLFGIGYLLYSIYGMKAKRDNIGHTAHFGGAIGGYLITLMREPALLQTNTKMVILLTIPIIVLFYMNKTNKL